CCGCAAATTAGCGTTCCGCCGCAGCCGCGCCCGATTCAGGCGCGGGCGGCCGGCGCCGCGCCTCAGTCGTGCTTGGCGACCACGACCAGCGCAGGCCGCAGCAGGCGATCGTTGAGCAGGTAGCCCTTCTGGAACACCTGGATCACGTGGCCGGGGGCGACGCCGTCGGCCTCGGCCTGGCTGATCGCCTGGTGGTGTTCCGGATTGAACGGCTGCCCGGTCGGATCGAGCAGGGTCAGGCCGTTGTCGGCGGCGACCTTGAGCAGTTGCTTGTAGGTCAGCTCCAGGCCGTCGCGCAGCGGGCTGGGCTCGCTGCCGGCGGCGGTCAGGCCGGCGTCCAGGCTGTCGAACACCGGCAGCAGGTCGCCGAGCAGGCGCTCGTTGGCGAACTTGCGCGCCTGCTCGACGTCGCGGGCGATGCGCTTGCGCTGGTTTTCCAGATCCGCGCGCTCGCGCAGCGTGTCGGTCTTGACCAACGCCAGCTCGCTGCGCAGCGTCTCGATCTCCGCCTGCAGCGGGTCGGTCGCCGGCTGCTGCGCTTCGGACAGGTGTTCAGAATCGAATTCGGGGTGCTCTTGGTTCATTTCCGGTTCCCTGGCGGGAGATGCACCCGCCCTACCGGACCACCTATGTGGGTGGTGTGGGGCGGATTCAAGATGCTGTGTTGCGTTTTTCGGGACCGGGGACCGGGGACCAGGGACCCGGGCGATACGGTTCCGGAGCTTGGCTGACTGACGAAACGTGGCGGATGCGACTCGGGGCGGCGCGGCAGTCAGCGTTCGCTTGGCGGGGTCGGGTCCAGGGTGGCGCCCAGCACTTCGGCGGCGGTCTGGACCAGCGGGATCACCCGGTCGTAGTCCATGCGCTTGGGGCCGATCACCCCCAGCACGCCCAGCACCTGGCCGCCGGCCATGTACGGCGCGGTGACCAGCGACACGCTCTCCAGCGGCACCACGCCGGTCTCTTCGCCGATGAAGATGCGCACGCCGGGCGCCTGGATGGTGCGCTCCAGCAGCTGCAGGATCTCGCGCTTGCTGGCGAAGATCTCGA
This sequence is a window from Xanthomonas sp. CFBP 8443. Protein-coding genes within it:
- the grpE gene encoding nucleotide exchange factor GrpE, giving the protein MNQEHPEFDSEHLSEAQQPATDPLQAEIETLRSELALVKTDTLRERADLENQRKRIARDVEQARKFANERLLGDLLPVFDSLDAGLTAAGSEPSPLRDGLELTYKQLLKVAADNGLTLLDPTGQPFNPEHHQAISQAEADGVAPGHVIQVFQKGYLLNDRLLRPALVVVAKHD